In Clostridium ljungdahlii DSM 13528, the genomic window GTACTTTTGTTCAAGCAATTCTAATATCCGAATATACTTAGTCTGAACACCATCTCTATACATTTTTTCTTCGAATTTATCGCATTCTATATTGACTTTATTTAATGTTTCTTCACAAAGTTCTCTCTTGGCAAAAGAATAAACAACATTGTCTTCCCTATCTATATGCCTAGTCAATAAATGCGTATAAGATATAGCATTAGCAATTATGTCAAGTTTGGCCTCATTGTTACCGGCCTTAACCCTAGCAATTCCTTCCTCAAGCTCCTTAATATATAGTCTTCCAAAGTCATGTTCAACAAGCATTCCAAACTTAACTAATTTCTCAGCTGCTCCTCCAATCTCATCTATCATTCTATTGAATAAGATTTTTTCTTCCTTCTCATGATGATTTTTATCTGCATAATTTCTTACAAAGTCAATTATCTTTTCAAAATCTCCGTAATCAATTCCTTTTCCGTTCATAATACCTAAACATGCTTTTCTAATAACCACTAACATCCTTTTTATGTTTTTATGTTCCTCAATCATTAAATCAATTCCATCCATAAACTCATACCTTTCTTGTTATACTTATACTATTATAGGATTAGCCTTTTTTATATTAAGTATCCTTAGATAT contains:
- a CDS encoding hemerythrin domain-containing protein; this translates as MDGIDLMIEEHKNIKRMLVVIRKACLGIMNGKGIDYGDFEKIIDFVRNYADKNHHEKEEKILFNRMIDEIGGAAEKLVKFGMLVEHDFGRLYIKELEEGIARVKAGNNEAKLDIIANAISYTHLLTRHIDREDNVVYSFAKRELCEETLNKVNIECDKFEEKMYRDGVQTKYIRILELLEQKYK